A single genomic interval of uncultured Desulfobacter sp. harbors:
- a CDS encoding HigA family addiction module antitoxin, with the protein MHNPPHPGKVIKELCLLPLGLSVTETAKGLGVSRKTLSALLNGHAGISPEMAIRLSKAFGGSAESWLIQQTQYDLWQAMQNEKEIKVKAFA; encoded by the coding sequence CACCCCATCCGGGCAAAGTCATTAAGGAACTGTGCCTTTTACCTTTGGGCTTAAGCGTTACAGAAACGGCTAAAGGGCTTGGCGTTTCCCGTAAAACATTATCAGCATTGCTCAATGGTCATGCTGGAATTTCACCTGAAATGGCCATAAGACTTTCCAAAGCCTTTGGCGGGAGCGCAGAAAGTTGGCTTATCCAACAAACTCAGTATGACTTATGGCAGGCAATGCAAAATGAAAAAGAAATTAAAGTTAAAGCATTTGCATAG